A genomic stretch from Haemophilus parainfluenzae ATCC 33392 includes:
- the moaE gene encoding molybdopterin synthase catalytic subunit MoaE: MTDIQISVQEQPFDQNAVYQWLSEQHSVGATVIFVGKVRDLNLGDEVSSLYLEHYPAMTEKALREIVEQAKARWDIQRVSVIHRVGLLHTGDEIVLVGISSAHRGDAYHANEFIMDFLKSKAPFWKKEQTNQGERWIEARESDTEALEKW, encoded by the coding sequence ATGACGGATATTCAGATTTCAGTACAAGAACAACCTTTCGATCAAAATGCCGTTTACCAATGGCTTTCTGAGCAACATTCGGTTGGTGCAACGGTTATTTTTGTAGGTAAAGTGCGCGATCTTAATTTAGGCGATGAGGTATCCAGCTTATACTTAGAACATTATCCCGCCATGACAGAAAAAGCCTTACGTGAAATTGTGGAGCAGGCGAAAGCGCGTTGGGATATCCAACGAGTGTCTGTGATTCATCGTGTAGGACTTTTACATACCGGCGATGAAATTGTTTTAGTCGGCATCAGTTCGGCTCACCGAGGTGATGCTTACCACGCCAATGAATTTATTATGGACTTCTTAAAATCCAAAGCGCCGTTCTGGAAAAAAGAACAAACTAATCAAGGTGAACGTTGGATTGAAGCAAGAGAGAGCGATACAGAAGCGTTAGAGAAGTGGTAA
- the purK gene encoding 5-(carboxyamino)imidazole ribonucleotide synthase: MQNSTLYPTVYVLGNGQLGRMLRYAGAPLDIHVQPLEFNAPVFDLPKDAIITAEIERWEKTPLTELLGHHKNFVNQNVFGLLADRFTQKSLLDELNLSTSPWCLLKDKTQWPEVFKNVGEKVVVKRRTGGYDGRGQWIITESNQRDITDDLFGEVIAEKFIPFDYEVSIVGARFKNGEKRFYPVTHNLQQNGILRYSVTDTSFPQQKNQQIQAESMLGKIMDKLEYVGVMAMECFVVGDKLLINELAPRVHNSGHWTQLGCAISQFELHLRALLDLPTPSLQSIAPSVMVNLIGTEHNPQWLNTPFSQLHWYGKEVRPGRKLGHINITHTDKTIIIQQLEKLRHELPEDYQSGLNWAIEKLK, translated from the coding sequence ATGCAAAACTCTACCCTCTATCCTACCGTTTATGTGCTTGGTAATGGTCAACTCGGCAGAATGTTACGTTACGCCGGCGCACCATTAGACATTCATGTTCAACCACTTGAGTTTAATGCGCCAGTATTTGATTTACCTAAAGATGCCATCATCACCGCAGAAATTGAACGTTGGGAAAAAACACCTTTAACTGAATTATTAGGTCATCATAAAAATTTCGTTAATCAGAATGTTTTTGGCTTATTAGCCGATCGCTTTACCCAAAAATCTTTACTGGATGAACTCAATCTCTCTACCTCACCATGGTGTTTATTAAAAGATAAAACGCAATGGCCTGAAGTATTTAAAAACGTAGGCGAAAAAGTCGTGGTAAAACGTCGCACAGGTGGTTATGACGGTCGCGGTCAATGGATTATTACTGAAAGTAATCAACGTGACATTACAGACGATTTATTTGGTGAAGTTATCGCAGAAAAATTCATTCCTTTTGATTATGAAGTGTCTATCGTTGGCGCAAGATTTAAAAATGGTGAAAAACGCTTCTATCCAGTAACTCATAATCTACAGCAAAATGGCATTTTACGTTACAGTGTGACAGATACTTCATTCCCACAACAAAAAAACCAACAAATTCAGGCTGAATCTATGTTAGGAAAAATCATGGATAAGCTTGAATATGTGGGTGTAATGGCGATGGAATGCTTTGTGGTGGGGGATAAATTATTAATTAATGAACTTGCCCCTCGTGTGCATAACAGTGGACATTGGACACAACTCGGCTGTGCCATTAGTCAATTTGAATTGCATCTACGTGCTTTATTAGATTTACCCACTCCATCATTACAATCCATTGCACCAAGTGTCATGGTCAATTTAATTGGTACAGAACATAATCCACAATGGTTGAACACGCCTTTCTCCCAGTTACATTGGTATGGTAAAGAAGTTCGTCCAGGTAGAAAATTAGGTCATATCAATATTACGCATACTGACAAAACGATCATTATTCAACAGCTTGAAAAACTTCGTCACGAACTCCCTGAAGATTATCAATCTGGTTTAAATTGGGCGATTGAGAAATTAAAATAA
- a CDS encoding site-specific DNA-methyltransferase, with protein MPDSTAQHSTAQHSTAQHSTAQHSTAQHLDNLSIKLTQLKLLLPEIFCEEQIDFQKFQQLFSEHITTEPERYMLNWAGKSEAYRVLQAQTCKTLTPQPAESVNFDSTENIFIEGENLDVLKVLQKSYFNSIKMIYIDPPYNTGNDFVYNDNFKQDLKDYQEKSGELDDEGKLKLAFKKNSKENGHFHSKWLNMMLPRLHLAKNLLKDDGVIFISIDDNEQAQLKLLCDEVFGEENFIADVIWNSTKSVTNTALISVSHTYTLIYAKNIDYYIKNREKFRLPEDGEGFSNPDNDPRGEWKADPFQVGGWRPNQQYEIVNPKTGKVYTPNEGASWKNDYEKYQELVKDNRIIFGKTGDGAPLRKRFKWEAEERGKVTKTIWDDVETTTNGTQLLKKMFDGTAVFSNPKPIGLLQRILSLSTEKNSNDIILDFFSGSGTTAHAIMELNKDGGNRKFIVVQLPEQLDPKDKEQKIAYDFCKSNKLSTNIAEISKERIRRAGKQIAENHPDKRIDTGFKVFKLTNSHFKQWQSPSAENLAQQIELFVDPVRKEAMPDAMLYEMLLRLGLKLTAKVRSENQVFWVSDESGQQFALLLETLSADLLDQVISAQPKKVVTLDSLFNGDDALKKNAELQMNDAGIAFFVL; from the coding sequence ATGCCTGACAGCACAGCACAGCACAGCACAGCACAGCACAGCACAGCACAGCACAGCACAGCACAGCACAGCACAGCACAGCACTTGGATAACCTATCCATTAAATTAACGCAACTCAAATTACTTCTACCTGAAATTTTTTGCGAAGAGCAAATTGATTTTCAAAAATTCCAACAACTTTTTTCTGAACACATCACCACCGAGCCCGAGCGTTATATGTTGAACTGGGCGGGAAAATCGGAAGCCTATCGCGTATTACAAGCACAAACTTGCAAAACCCTCACACCGCAACCTGCGGAAAGTGTCAATTTTGATTCCACTGAAAATATATTTATTGAAGGGGAAAACCTGGATGTGTTGAAAGTGTTACAAAAATCCTATTTCAATAGCATCAAAATGATTTATATCGATCCGCCTTATAACACAGGTAATGATTTTGTTTATAACGACAATTTCAAGCAGGATCTTAAAGATTACCAGGAAAAAAGCGGCGAATTGGATGACGAAGGCAAACTCAAACTGGCTTTCAAGAAAAACAGCAAGGAAAACGGGCACTTCCACAGCAAATGGCTAAATATGATGTTGCCTCGTTTGCATTTGGCAAAGAATTTACTGAAAGATGACGGTGTGATTTTTATTTCCATTGATGACAATGAACAGGCTCAGTTAAAGTTGTTGTGTGATGAGGTATTTGGTGAAGAAAATTTCATTGCTGATGTAATTTGGAATTCAACAAAATCAGTGACTAATACGGCATTAATTTCTGTATCTCACACATATACTTTAATTTATGCAAAAAATATTGACTATTACATCAAGAATCGGGAGAAATTCAGATTACCTGAAGATGGGGAAGGATTTTCAAATCCAGATAATGATCCTAGGGGAGAATGGAAAGCCGACCCTTTCCAAGTCGGTGGTTGGAGACCAAATCAACAATATGAGATTGTCAATCCTAAAACGGGGAAAGTTTATACCCCAAATGAAGGTGCAAGTTGGAAAAACGATTATGAAAAATACCAAGAGCTTGTAAAAGATAATCGAATCATTTTTGGAAAAACAGGAGATGGTGCACCATTAAGAAAACGCTTCAAATGGGAAGCTGAAGAACGAGGGAAAGTCACTAAGACTATTTGGGATGATGTAGAAACAACAACTAATGGTACTCAATTATTAAAGAAAATGTTTGATGGAACAGCGGTATTTAGTAATCCGAAACCGATTGGGTTGTTGCAACGAATTCTAAGTCTTTCAACAGAAAAAAATTCAAATGATATTATCCTTGATTTTTTCAGTGGTTCAGGTACGACAGCCCATGCAATAATGGAATTAAATAAAGATGGCGGGAATAGAAAATTTATTGTTGTTCAGTTACCTGAGCAATTAGATCCCAAAGATAAAGAACAAAAAATAGCATATGATTTTTGTAAATCGAATAAGTTATCTACAAACATCGCCGAAATTTCCAAAGAACGCATCCGTCGGGCCGGTAAACAAATTGCTGAAAATCACCCAGACAAGCGAATAGATACCGGTTTTAAAGTATTTAAGCTGACCAACAGTCACTTTAAACAATGGCAATCGCCGTCGGCAGAAAATTTAGCGCAACAAATCGAATTATTTGTCGATCCTGTACGGAAAGAGGCAATGCCTGACGCCATGCTTTATGAAATGTTGTTGCGTTTAGGATTGAAATTGACGGCAAAAGTGCGGTCGGAAAATCAGGTGTTTTGGGTGAGTGATGAAAGCGGGCAACAGTTTGCCTTGTTGCTTGAAACCCTGAGTGCGGATTTATTGGATCAGGTGATTTCTGCCCAGCCGAAAAAAGTCGTGACGTTAGATTCGCTGTTTAATGGCGATGATGCCTTAAAGAAAAATGCCGAGTTGCAAATGAATGATGCAGGCATTGCCTTCTTTGTGCTTTAA
- a CDS encoding gluconeogenesis factor YvcK family protein, giving the protein MSDLSRHSRHEHLDEIKHIVAIGGGHGLGRVLSALSFMKERLTGIVTTTDNGGSTGRIRQEQGGIAWGDLRNCLNQIIIEPSTASALFEYRFTGEGELSGHNLGNLMLKALEDMHIRPIEAINLIRELLKVKSHIIPMSEEPVHLAASLGSGSSIVGEVSIDNLTELPQSLFLVPMVKAAQEAIQALEQAEVILLGPGSFMTSIMPPLLLPELATALRNSKAKVIFIDNLGVEIGAASQLSLADRIQKIHEIVGESIIDGVITPYREKSAVDLSAISSVKILAKRLNADDISYRHDRTLLAKAIDELIGELDYK; this is encoded by the coding sequence ATGTCTGATTTATCTCGTCACAGTCGTCATGAACATTTAGACGAAATCAAACATATTGTTGCCATTGGTGGTGGTCATGGATTAGGGCGTGTATTATCGGCGCTTAGTTTTATGAAAGAGCGTTTAACCGGTATTGTCACCACCACAGATAACGGCGGTTCAACGGGTCGCATTCGTCAAGAACAAGGCGGTATTGCATGGGGAGATCTGCGTAATTGCTTAAATCAAATCATTATTGAACCGAGCACGGCCTCTGCATTATTTGAATACCGCTTTACTGGCGAAGGTGAGCTTTCTGGGCATAATTTAGGCAATTTAATGCTTAAAGCTTTAGAAGATATGCATATTCGCCCTATTGAAGCCATTAACTTGATTCGTGAATTACTCAAAGTAAAATCTCACATTATTCCCATGTCAGAAGAACCAGTTCATCTTGCCGCGAGTTTAGGCTCAGGCTCCAGTATTGTAGGTGAAGTGAGCATTGATAATTTAACAGAATTACCTCAATCACTTTTCTTAGTGCCCATGGTTAAAGCCGCACAAGAAGCCATCCAAGCATTGGAGCAAGCGGAAGTCATTTTACTTGGTCCAGGAAGTTTCATGACGAGCATTATGCCGCCGCTATTGCTACCTGAATTAGCGACTGCCCTGCGTAATAGCAAAGCGAAAGTGATTTTTATTGATAACTTAGGGGTAGAAATTGGTGCCGCCTCTCAGCTTTCACTGGCTGATCGTATTCAGAAAATTCATGAAATTGTTGGTGAATCCATTATTGATGGTGTCATTACACCTTATCGCGAAAAAAGTGCGGTCGATTTGTCTGCCATTTCTTCCGTTAAAATCTTAGCTAAACGTTTAAATGCAGATGATATTAGCTATCGTCACGATCGAACATTACTTGCCAAAGCTATCGATGAATTAATTGGTGAATTAGATTACAAATAA
- the moaD gene encoding molybdopterin synthase sulfur carrier subunit: MLNVLFFAQTRELIGEDSIQLEGDFTTAEAVREHLAQKGDRWALALEKGKLLVAINQTLMPLESAVKNGDEIAFFPPVTGG; the protein is encoded by the coding sequence ATGTTAAATGTTTTATTTTTTGCTCAAACTCGTGAATTAATTGGTGAAGATTCTATTCAGCTTGAAGGCGATTTTACGACAGCGGAAGCGGTGCGTGAACATCTTGCTCAAAAAGGTGATAGATGGGCGTTAGCGTTAGAAAAAGGGAAGCTTTTAGTTGCCATTAATCAAACTTTAATGCCATTAGAAAGTGCGGTCAAAAATGGCGATGAAATTGCGTTTTTCCCACCAGTAACAGGGGGCTAA
- the moaA gene encoding GTP 3',8-cyclase MoaA, whose protein sequence is MQSIPIKNVGESRLVDPFQRQYYYLRLSITDQCNFRCTYCLPDGYQPEANKPSFLTLKEITHLAQAFAEMGTEKIRLTGGEPTLRKDFISIAESIANIDGIRQLAVTTNGYRMAKDVADWKKAGITSINVSVDSLDPKMFHQITGINKFDDVMRGIDRAFEVGYNKVKVNSVLMKNLNDKEFEQFLVWVKDRPIQMRFIELMQTGEMDSFFDKFHLSGQVLADKLLQNGWQLQHKSHTDGPAKVFTHPDYAGEIGLIMPYEKNFCASCNRLRVSAKGKLHLCLFGEEGIELRDLLQSHEQQDILQARIFAALQGKREHHYLHIGDSGVRNHLASIGG, encoded by the coding sequence ATGCAATCCATTCCTATCAAGAACGTAGGAGAGTCTCGCTTAGTCGATCCTTTCCAACGTCAATATTACTATCTACGACTGTCGATTACCGATCAGTGTAATTTTCGTTGTACCTATTGTTTGCCGGATGGTTATCAACCCGAAGCTAACAAGCCAAGTTTCTTAACGTTAAAAGAAATTACCCATCTTGCCCAAGCATTTGCTGAAATGGGCACAGAGAAAATCCGTTTAACGGGTGGCGAACCCACTTTACGCAAAGATTTTATTTCTATTGCTGAAAGCATTGCTAATATTGATGGCATTCGTCAATTAGCTGTTACGACAAATGGCTATCGCATGGCAAAAGATGTGGCTGATTGGAAGAAAGCAGGAATTACGTCTATTAACGTCAGTGTTGATAGCTTAGATCCGAAAATGTTCCATCAAATTACAGGCATCAATAAATTTGATGACGTGATGCGTGGTATCGATCGTGCATTTGAAGTGGGTTACAACAAAGTCAAAGTCAATTCAGTTTTGATGAAAAATTTGAATGACAAAGAGTTTGAGCAATTCCTTGTTTGGGTGAAAGATCGCCCAATTCAAATGCGCTTTATCGAACTCATGCAAACGGGCGAAATGGATAGTTTCTTTGATAAATTCCATCTTTCAGGACAGGTATTAGCGGATAAATTGCTGCAAAACGGTTGGCAATTACAACACAAATCCCATACTGATGGTCCAGCTAAAGTATTCACGCATCCTGATTATGCAGGCGAAATTGGCTTAATCATGCCTTATGAGAAGAATTTCTGCGCAAGCTGTAATCGTCTCAGAGTATCAGCGAAGGGCAAACTTCATCTTTGTTTATTTGGTGAAGAAGGCATTGAATTACGTGATTTATTGCAATCACATGAGCAGCAAGATATTTTGCAAGCCCGTATTTTTGCCGCACTTCAAGGCAAACGTGAACATCATTATTTGCATATCGGTGATAGTGGCGTAAGAAATCATTTAGCTTCTATCGGTGGCTAA
- a CDS encoding amino acid aminotransferase — MFEHIKAAPADPILGLGEAFKSETRENKINLGIGVYKDAQGSTPIMRAVKEAEKRLFDNEKTKNYLTIDGIADYNERTKELLFGKDSEVIKANRARTAQSLGGTGALRIAAEFIKRQTKAQNVWISTPTWPNHNAIFNAVGMTIREYRYYDAERKALDWEHLLEDLSQASEGDVVLLHGCCHNPTGIDPTPEQWQELAALSAKNGWLPLFDFAYQGLANGLDQDAYGLRAFAANHKELLVASSFSKNFGLYNERVGAFTLVAENAEIASTALTQVKSIIRTLYSNPASHGGATVATVLNDPQLRQEWENELTEMRERIKKMRHLFVQLLKEYGAEQDFSFIMEQNGMFSFSGLSPEQVDRLKEEFAIYAVRSGRINVAGITEDNIRYLCESIVKVL, encoded by the coding sequence ATGTTTGAACATATCAAAGCGGCTCCAGCCGATCCTATCTTAGGCTTAGGCGAAGCATTCAAATCTGAAACACGTGAAAATAAAATCAACTTAGGTATTGGCGTTTATAAAGATGCACAAGGTTCAACGCCGATTATGCGTGCAGTAAAAGAAGCTGAAAAACGCTTATTTGATAACGAAAAAACGAAAAACTATCTGACTATCGATGGTATTGCAGATTATAACGAACGCACAAAAGAACTCCTTTTCGGTAAAGATTCAGAAGTCATTAAAGCGAATCGCGCAAGAACTGCGCAAAGTTTAGGTGGCACGGGTGCGCTACGTATTGCTGCTGAATTCATCAAACGTCAAACCAAAGCTCAAAATGTGTGGATTAGTACGCCAACATGGCCAAACCATAATGCGATTTTCAATGCGGTGGGCATGACGATTCGTGAATATCGTTATTATGATGCTGAACGCAAAGCCCTTGACTGGGAACATTTACTTGAAGATTTAAGTCAAGCAAGCGAAGGTGATGTGGTGCTGTTACACGGTTGTTGCCACAACCCAACCGGTATTGACCCAACCCCTGAACAATGGCAAGAATTAGCCGCACTTTCAGCAAAAAATGGCTGGTTACCACTCTTTGACTTTGCTTATCAAGGTTTAGCCAATGGCTTAGACCAAGATGCTTACGGTTTACGTGCTTTTGCGGCAAATCATAAAGAATTATTAGTGGCGAGTTCATTCTCTAAAAACTTTGGTTTATACAATGAGCGTGTCGGTGCCTTTACCCTTGTGGCAGAAAATGCAGAAATTGCTTCAACTGCATTAACACAGGTGAAATCAATTATTCGTACCCTCTACTCTAATCCAGCATCTCACGGTGGGGCGACCGTAGCGACAGTGTTAAATGATCCACAACTTCGCCAAGAATGGGAAAATGAATTGACTGAAATGCGTGAACGCATCAAAAAAATGCGTCATTTATTTGTTCAGTTATTAAAAGAATATGGTGCAGAACAAGATTTCAGCTTTATCATGGAACAAAACGGTATGTTCTCTTTCAGCGGTTTATCGCCTGAACAAGTTGATCGCTTAAAAGAAGAATTTGCGATTTACGCTGTTCGTTCTGGTCGTATCAATGTGGCCGGTATCACTGAAGACAATATTCGTTATTTATGCGAAAGCATCGTTAAAGTACTTTAA
- the moaC gene encoding cyclic pyranopterin monophosphate synthase MoaC has protein sequence MTTFTHINSQGEANMVDVSAKVETVREARAEAIVTMSKETLSMIVEGKHHKGDVFATARIAGIQAAKRTWELIPLCHPLLLSKVEVNLEPLLETNQVRIQSLCKLTGKTGVEMEALTAASVAALTIYDMCKAVQKDMVIEHVRLLEKIGGKSGHFIAEEK, from the coding sequence ATGACTACATTTACGCATATCAATTCTCAAGGCGAAGCCAATATGGTGGATGTTTCTGCAAAGGTAGAGACTGTTCGCGAAGCTCGTGCTGAAGCCATTGTAACCATGTCAAAAGAAACGCTTTCCATGATTGTGGAAGGTAAACATCATAAAGGTGATGTGTTTGCTACTGCGCGTATTGCAGGTATTCAAGCCGCAAAACGCACTTGGGAACTTATCCCGCTTTGCCATCCATTGTTACTTTCTAAAGTGGAAGTGAATTTAGAACCGTTACTTGAAACCAACCAAGTTCGTATTCAATCCCTTTGTAAATTAACCGGAAAAACCGGCGTAGAAATGGAAGCATTAACGGCAGCAAGCGTAGCAGCCTTAACCATTTACGATATGTGTAAAGCCGTACAAAAAGACATGGTGATTGAGCATGTTCGCCTGTTAGAAAAGATCGGTGGAAAATCTGGTCATTTTATTGCGGAGGAAAAGTAA
- a CDS encoding restriction endonuclease: MELQFETLDYQTHAIQAAVDLFIGQPNQQTEFGLKAQNDMRFVANLPLQINDEQLQQNLGKQQNTFNFYRTLIEEQGRNFTVEMETGTGKTYVYLRTIFELNRQYGWQKFVIVVPSVPIREGVLHTLETTRSHFATLFDNPSVNPKYEYKSNQLSRLKAFATGNHIEILVMNIDAFAKESNVINTQNESGDAPIRYIQNVNPIVIIDEPQNMETDIRRHAIASLNPLFTLRYSATHKNAYNPIFSLNPVQAYELGLVKQIEVDSVLADNDVNGAYVALKGINAGAKSWSAKVEILVNDKSIKKKVVTVKPKQDLFDLSRQNEVYRSGYILEGMNVEEQQIEFSGGLKVTKGVDNSLLKDDIQKMQIRRTIEEHLRKEKILNPLGIKVLSLFFIDKVDNYRNDGKFYQWFEEIYRELTHGKDPVGVHEGYFSKDKKGVLKDTNGTTQADNDTYHLIMRDKESLLSLGNPLRFIFSHSALREGWDNPNVFQICTLNDTHSEIKKRQEIGRGLRLPVNQLGVRSRERDKNILTVIANESYEEFATKLQREIEEDCGVSFDKGQIKNKLDRKYVRYRKDFSQHPEFSAIWERIKHQTTYRVNFSQYDLIESAVKNLVKMPRIDEVKIRHEKVAFAINEKGVTTEYRSSNQVTSKTHWDIPDVLGELQKKTGLTRQTICRILQKSKRLAEIYHNPQRFIDLVAEKINEALSQIMADGVEYHRIADRTYEMTLFKDFEFYLNQYSFSVSNQSKTIYEGYISLDSNTENTFARHCESSENVEFYFKLPKNFKIPTPLGNYNPDWAVVFKGQNKVYFVAETKNTGKGIQHGVDESKLDLSEQMKIAYARKNFEYLHRDYDDLEYRVVQSIDELTENV; encoded by the coding sequence ATGGAACTTCAATTTGAAACCTTGGATTACCAAACGCATGCGATTCAAGCGGCGGTAGATTTGTTCATCGGACAGCCTAATCAGCAAACGGAATTCGGTTTGAAAGCGCAGAATGATATGCGTTTCGTGGCGAATTTGCCGTTACAAATTAATGATGAACAGTTGCAACAAAACTTGGGCAAGCAACAAAATACTTTTAATTTTTACCGCACTTTAATTGAGGAACAGGGTAGAAATTTTACCGTAGAAATGGAAACCGGAACGGGGAAAACCTATGTTTATTTACGTACGATTTTTGAATTGAATCGTCAATATGGTTGGCAGAAATTTGTGATTGTGGTGCCGAGTGTGCCTATTCGTGAGGGCGTATTACATACCTTGGAAACAACGCGTAGCCACTTTGCCACCCTGTTTGATAACCCGAGCGTAAATCCGAAATATGAATATAAGAGTAATCAACTTTCCCGCTTAAAAGCCTTTGCTACCGGCAATCATATTGAAATTTTGGTGATGAATATTGATGCCTTTGCCAAAGAAAGCAATGTGATTAATACACAAAATGAAAGTGGCGATGCGCCCATTCGTTATATTCAAAACGTCAATCCTATTGTGATTATTGATGAACCGCAGAATATGGAAACGGATATTCGCCGTCATGCTATTGCAAGTCTCAATCCTTTATTCACTCTGCGCTATTCGGCAACCCATAAAAACGCCTATAACCCGATTTTTAGCCTCAATCCCGTGCAGGCGTACGAATTAGGCTTAGTGAAGCAAATCGAAGTGGACAGCGTGTTGGCAGATAATGATGTGAATGGCGCTTATGTGGCGTTAAAAGGAATTAACGCCGGCGCGAAAAGTTGGTCGGCGAAAGTGGAAATCTTGGTGAATGATAAGTCGATAAAGAAGAAAGTCGTCACCGTTAAGCCGAAGCAAGACTTATTTGATCTTTCCAGACAAAATGAAGTTTATCGCAGTGGTTATATTTTGGAAGGAATGAATGTTGAGGAACAACAGATTGAGTTTTCCGGCGGATTAAAAGTGACGAAAGGCGTTGATAATTCTCTCTTGAAAGATGACATTCAAAAAATGCAAATTCGTCGCACAATAGAAGAACATTTACGCAAGGAAAAAATCTTAAATCCATTAGGCATTAAAGTATTGTCGCTATTTTTTATTGATAAAGTGGATAATTACCGCAACGACGGCAAATTTTATCAATGGTTTGAGGAAATTTATCGCGAATTAACCCATGGAAAAGACCCCGTTGGCGTGCATGAAGGTTATTTTTCCAAAGATAAAAAAGGCGTCTTGAAAGATACCAACGGCACGACACAGGCGGATAATGACACGTATCATTTAATTATGCGGGATAAAGAATCCTTGCTGTCGTTGGGTAATCCGTTGCGTTTTATTTTCTCTCACTCGGCTTTGCGTGAGGGGTGGGATAATCCGAATGTGTTCCAAATTTGTACGTTAAACGATACCCATTCGGAAATTAAAAAACGACAAGAAATCGGACGTGGATTGCGCTTGCCGGTGAATCAGCTTGGCGTAAGAAGCCGTGAGCGGGATAAAAATATCCTGACAGTGATTGCCAATGAAAGCTATGAGGAATTTGCGACCAAATTACAACGGGAAATTGAAGAAGATTGCGGTGTGTCCTTTGATAAAGGGCAAATTAAAAATAAGCTGGATCGAAAATATGTGCGTTATCGCAAAGATTTTAGCCAACACCCTGAATTTTCCGCGATTTGGGAACGTATTAAGCACCAAACGACTTATCGGGTCAATTTTTCACAGTATGATTTGATCGAAAGTGCGGTCAAAAATTTGGTCAAAATGCCACGTATTGATGAGGTGAAAATTCGACATGAAAAGGTCGCATTTGCGATTAATGAAAAAGGCGTGACGACCGAATATCGTTCTTCCAATCAGGTAACCTCAAAAACTCACTGGGATATTCCCGATGTGTTGGGCGAATTACAGAAGAAAACCGGGTTAACCCGTCAAACCATTTGCCGTATTTTGCAAAAATCAAAACGACTGGCTGAGATTTATCATAATCCACAACGTTTTATTGATTTGGTTGCAGAAAAAATTAATGAAGCGTTAAGTCAAATTATGGCGGATGGTGTGGAATATCACCGCATTGCAGATCGCACCTATGAAATGACGTTATTTAAGGATTTTGAGTTTTATCTTAATCAATACAGTTTTTCTGTGAGTAATCAATCAAAAACCATTTATGAGGGCTATATTTCCCTAGATTCCAACACGGAAAATACGTTTGCCCGCCATTGTGAAAGCAGTGAAAATGTCGAGTTTTATTTTAAGTTACCGAAAAATTTTAAAATTCCAACGCCATTGGGGAATTATAATCCCGACTGGGCTGTAGTATTTAAAGGGCAGAATAAAGTTTACTTTGTGGCGGAAACCAAAAATACCGGTAAGGGTATTCAGCATGGTGTGGATGAAAGCAAGTTAGATCTTTCAGAACAAATGAAAATTGCTTATGCCAGAAAGAATTTTGAATATCTCCATAGAGATTACGATGATTTAGAATATCGGGTTGTGCAAAGTATAGATGAATTAACTGAAAATGTATAA
- the purE gene encoding 5-(carboxyamino)imidazole ribonucleotide mutase: MSNTAQIAIVMGSKSDWATMQEATQILDELNVAYHVEVVSAHRTPDKLFEFAENAQKNGYKVIIAGAGGAAHLPGMIAAKTLVPVLGVPVKSSILSGVDSLYSIVQMPKGIPVGTLAIGPAGAANAGLLAAQILAGWDDALFARLQAFRENQTNVVLDNPDPRK; the protein is encoded by the coding sequence ATGTCAAATACCGCACAAATTGCTATTGTTATGGGCTCAAAAAGCGATTGGGCAACCATGCAAGAAGCCACTCAAATTTTAGATGAACTCAATGTGGCATATCATGTTGAAGTCGTTTCTGCACATCGAACCCCCGACAAATTGTTTGAATTTGCCGAAAATGCACAAAAAAATGGTTACAAAGTGATTATTGCAGGTGCAGGTGGTGCAGCGCATTTGCCGGGTATGATCGCAGCCAAAACACTTGTGCCAGTACTTGGGGTACCTGTTAAAAGCTCTATATTAAGCGGTGTAGATAGTCTCTATTCTATCGTACAAATGCCTAAAGGTATTCCTGTTGGTACCTTAGCAATTGGCCCTGCTGGCGCAGCTAATGCAGGATTACTCGCCGCACAAATTCTTGCTGGTTGGGATGATGCGTTATTTGCTCGCCTACAAGCATTCCGCGAAAATCAAACTAATGTGGTATTGGATAATCCTGATCCACGTAAATAA